In the Aquila chrysaetos chrysaetos unplaced genomic scaffold, bAquChr1.4, whole genome shotgun sequence genome, one interval contains:
- the CLIP3 gene encoding LOW QUALITY PROTEIN: CAP-Gly domain-containing linker protein 3 (The sequence of the model RefSeq protein was modified relative to this genomic sequence to represent the inferred CDS: inserted 2 bases in 1 codon; deleted 2 bases in 2 codons) has translation MVERRKKPMVHPAAPAPLPKDYAFTFFDPNDAACREILLDPRTTVPQLFAILRQWVPQVQHSVDVIGNEILRRGCHVNDRDGLTDMTLLHYACKAGAHGVGDPAAAVRLSTRLLALGGDVTLRSRWTHMNALHYAAYFDVPELIRTLLRAAAPRVLHSTCSDFSHGTALHIAASNLCLGAVRCLLEHGADPALRNSKGQVAAEVVPDPTDMALDKAEAALAARELRQLLLDAVPLSCSLPRVTLPNYDNLPGNLMLLCLGLQLGDRVQVDGGKVGTLRFCGTTAFASGQWAGVELDEPEGKNDGSVGGVRYFICPPKQGVFASVSKISKAEEQPPAXPPPPRSPPGPPARAPHKARKDKRAPRKRGGAWLDREGRRVAPGDAVLVAGQRPGRARFYGRTDFAPGYWFGVELDSAGGKHDGSVFGVRYFSCPPKHGVFAPPSRVQRVGGPREEPGDGTPEKKVQQVTVSQPKRNFPAVRTPKDITSESSFSRLLFCCWFPWMLRAEMQS, from the exons atggtgGAGCGACGCAAGAAGCCGATGGTGcaccccgccgcccccgcccccctgCCCAAGGACTAcg CCTTCACCTTCTTCGACCCGAACGACGCGGCGTGCCGGGAGATCCTGCTGGACCCTCGCACCACCGTGCCCCAGCTCTTTGCCATCCTGCGCCAGTGGGTGCCCCAAGTGCAGCACAGCGTCGATGTGATCGGCAATgag ATCCTGCGCCGCGGGTGCCACGTGAATGACCGGGATGGACTGACGGACATGACGCTGTTGCACTACGCCTGCAAGGCTGGTGCCCACGGCGTGG GGGACCCGGCAGCGGCAGTGCGTCTGTCCACGCGGCTGCTTGCACTGGGGGGGGATGTGACGCTGCGGAGCCGCTGGACCCACATGAACGCCCTCCACTACGCCGCCTACTTCGACGTCCCCGAGCTCATCCGCACACTCCTGCGGGCGGCAGCCCCCCGAG TGCTGCACTCGACCTGCAGCGACTTCAGCCACGGGACGGCACTGCACATTGCTGCCTCCAACCTCTGCCTGGGGGCTGTGCGCTGCCTGCTGGAGCACGGGGCCGATCCTGCCCTCCGG AACAGCAAGGGTCAGGTGGCGGCCGAGGTGGTGCCGGACCCTACGGACATGGCGCTGGACAAGGCGGAGGCGGCGCTGGCGGCGCGGGAGCTGCgacagctgctgctggatgcCGTCCCCCTGAGCTGCAGCCTCCCCCGCGTCACCCTGCCCAACTACGACAACCTACCCGGGAACCTCATGCTGCTCTGCCTCGGCCTCCAGCTGGGCGACCGCGTCCAAGTTGACGGTGGAAAG gTGGGGACCCTGCGTTTCTGCGGCACCACGGCGTTTGCCAGCGGGCAGTGGGCTGGAGTGGAGCTGGACGAGCCTGAGGGCAAGAACGACGGCAGCGTG GGGGGGGTCCGCTACTTCATCTGCCCCCCCAAACAGG GTGTCTTCGCCTCTGTCTCCAAGATCTCCAAGGCGGAGGAGCAGCCCCCagc ccctccccccccccgcagccccccgggacccccggcCCGAGCCCCCCACAAGGCCCGGAAGGACAAGAGAG cgcCCCGGAAGCGTGGTGGGGCGTGGCTGGACCGGGAGGGGCGCCGCGTGGCCCCGGGGGATGCGGTGCTGGTGGCCGGACAGCGCCCGGGGCGGGCCCGGTTCTATGGGCGCACTGACTTCGCCCC ggggtaCTGGTTCGGGGTGGAGCTGGACTCAGCCGGGGGGAAACACGACGGCTCTGTTTTCGGGGTGCGGTACTTCTCCTGCCCCCCCAAACACGGTGTCTTCGCT CCCCCCTCCCGTGTGCAGAG ggtcgGGGGTCCCAGGGAGGAGCCGGGGGATGGCACCCCAGAAAAGAAGGTGCAGCAGGTCACTG TGTCACAGCCCAAGCGCAACTTCCCGGCGGTGCGGACCCCGAAGGACATCACCTCAGAGAGCTCCTTCTCCAG gttactcttctgctgctggttCCCCTGGATGCTGCGGGCCGAGATGCAGTCCTAA